In Uranotaenia lowii strain MFRU-FL chromosome 2, ASM2978415v1, whole genome shotgun sequence, one genomic interval encodes:
- the LOC129742888 gene encoding uncharacterized protein LOC129742888 → MGSAAPTSAHLKRRRDKPLVIENISARQPNLMCAVGTGAANNEITIQNHLFTASPSFWLYLSGIAPSAPEENILRFVRSQLAAPFGIQTESNDTFRDSNLSEATNFDNQPYQETQPATADSSPPSPAPFSTSVLAHSATTNSNAQLMVYYQNAGGMRTKTNEFLLALSSCDYDVIMITETWLKNDIGNSELASNYKIYRNDRNANTSHLRRGGGVLIAVRHGIDVASVAIPGCDHLEQVVVRIKDRCRNVYFCCAYFRPNSETAMYASHMSALEFLTNMISSNDIIVLAGDYNLPNLLWTFDEDADGFLPVNASTEQELAVIESTIACGLSQMCSLANANGRILDLLFVNRPDLADILHPPNAILNTDRHHYPTVLLLDYFSDELADPVSSHRLNLDFMHCDTDRVMELLLNTNWQILFEGLNIDVAVSTFYDHLWDVLHIHTPPKRLPRHQPYKLPWWNSELRRSRNLVRKARKRYLRDRTDQNKSMLSRLEIAYSTLRNAVFNQYISNIERNVKQDPSTFWKYINSRRLTNCIPSSMTLQGRTSENIKESADLFADFFSSVYSPVTPDCNNVYFDTLPSYDIILPQPVFSEQEVLKVLNSLDPSKGSGPDGIPTSLVVKIAASLVTPLCMIFNRSISEGG, encoded by the exons ATGGGATCCGCTGCACCTACTTCTGCTCATCTTAAACGTCGTCGTGATAAACCACTTGTTATCGAGAACATCAGTGCACGTCAGCCAAACCTAATGTGCGCCGTGGGTACCGGTGCGGCTAACAACGAAATCACGATTCAAAACCATTTGTTTACGGCATCTCCCTCATTCTGGCTCTATCTTTCTGGTATTGCTCCAAGTGCGCCTGAAGAAAACATTCTGCGGTTTGTGCGTTCCCAACTAG CAGCCCCGTTTGGAATTCAAACCGAATCAAATGACACCTTTCGCGACTCCAATTTGAGCGAGGCGACCAACTTCGATAATCAACCGTATCAAGAAACTCAACCCGCCACTGCTGATTCTTCTCCGCCATCACCCGCTCCATTCAGCACATCAGTTCTCGCTCATTCCGCCACAACGAACTCAAACGCCCAGCTAATGGTGTATTACCAGAACGCCGGTGGTATGCGTACCAAAACCAATGAGTTTTTGTTAGCACTGTCTTCATGTGACTATGATGTCATCATGATAACAGAGACTTGGCTGAAGAACGACATCGGCAACAGTGAACTAGCCTCTAACTATAAGATCTACCGTAATGATAGAAATGCCAACACAAGCCATCTAAGACGTGGAGGAGGTGTGTTAATTGCAGTTCGACATGGTATAGACGTAGCCTCGGTTGCGATACCAGGCTGTGACCACCTAGAGCAAGTTGTTGTGCGAATCAAAGATCGGTGTCGCAATGTCTATTTCTGCTGTGCCTATTTTAGGCCAAACAGCGAAACTGCCATGTATGCATCTCACATGTCTGCTCTCGAATTCTTGACGAATATGATTAGTAGTAATGATATAATCGTCTTGGCTGGGGATTACAACCTACCGAATTTGCTTTGGACCTTCGACGAGGATGCAGATGGATTTTTACCAGTAAACGCCTCCACCGAGCAGGAGCTTGCTGTCATCGAATCGACGATAGCCTGCGGGTTGTCTCAGATGTGTTCGCTTGCGAACGCCAATGGTAGAATTCTAGACCTTCTGTTTGTGAATAGACCCGATTTAGCTGATATTTTACACCCTCCAAACGCAATTTTAAACACCGACCGACATCATTATCCAACTGTTTTACTGCTCGACTATTTTTCTGACGAGCTTGCGGATCCCGTTAGCTCGCATAGACTAAATCTAGATTTTATGCACTGTGATACCGACCGTGTTATGGAATTGTTACTGAACACAAACTGGCAAATACTTTTCGAAGGTCTGAACATCGATGTTGCTGTATCAACCTTCTATGATCATCTCTGGGACGTCTTACACATTCACACGCCGCCTAAACGACTACCCCGACATCAGCCTTACAAGCTCCCTTGGTGGAATTCTGAGTTACGGAGGAGCCGCAACTTAGTTCGCAAAGCCCGTAAACGCTACCTTCGAGACCGAACGGACCAAAACAAGTCAATGCTCTCAAGGCTAGAGATTGCATATTCGACTCTTCGCAACGCTGTTTTCAaccaatatatttctaacatcgAACGCAACGTGAAGCAAGATCCTTCGACATTCTGGAAATACATCAATAGCCGCCGCCTTACTAATTGTATCCCATCGTCTATGACGCTTCAAGGACGCACATCGGAAAACATCAAAGAGTCAGCTGActtgtttgcagatttttttagcaGCGTGTATAGCCCAGTCACTCCTGATTGTAATAATGTGTACTTTGATACACTTCCTAGCTATGACATCATTCTACCGCAACCCGTTTTCAGTGAACAAGAAGTTCTTAAAGTACTAAATTCTCTTGATCCCTCGAAAGGATCTGGGCCTGATGGGATTCCAACATCGCTTGTTGTAAAGATAGCTGCTTCGCTTGTCACACCGCTGTGCATGATTTTCAATCGATCGATCTCGGAAG GTGGTTAA